A window of the Phaseolus vulgaris cultivar G19833 chromosome 5, P. vulgaris v2.0, whole genome shotgun sequence genome harbors these coding sequences:
- the LOC137835108 gene encoding uncharacterized protein, with protein MLTKDRAKGVRPIWIGEQAWDELLNYWDSQQFKDKSTQNKSNRGSARGGALHSTIQKSHSDIAVTLERQYGGPTEPDELFMATHTNKKGEWVDTRARETYETIMSV; from the exons ATGTTGACCAAAGATAGGGCAAAGGGTGTCCGACCTATTTGGATAGGTGAGCAAGCATGGGATGAACTTCTAAACTATTGGGATTCACAACAATTCAAAGATAAatcaactcaaaataaatccaaTAGGGGTTCAGCTCGTGGTGGAGCACTACACTCCACAATTCAAAAATCACATTCAGATATTGCAGTGACCTTG GAACGTCAATATGGTGGTCCTACAGAACCTGATGAACTATTTATGGCCACCCACACAAACAAGAAGGGTGAATGGGTTGATACTCGTGCTCGTGAAACTTAT GAAACTATCATGAGCGTTTGA